DNA from Stenotrophomonas acidaminiphila:
GCTGCGGCATGGCGTGCCGGACATGCCGGCGGCGCATTTCATGCGCCCGGAGCGGGTGGCGCGCGCCGCGGCGGAGGCGGCCGACCCGGCGTTCGTCACCGAGGCGTTCGTCGATACCGCGCTGCCGGTGCGCGCGGTGGCCTATGTCGCCGACCTGCCGCGCAAGCACCGCCGCGACCCGCTGCCCAACCCCAGCGAACCGCGGCTGGACACGTTGATCTCCGGCGCCCGGTCCGAAGTCCTGCTGCAGACGCCGTACCTGGTGCTGTCCGAACCGGCGCAGCAGCTGTTCAAGGACCTGCGCGCGCGCCCGCAACCACCACGGGTGGTGGTGTCGACCAACAGCCTGGCGGCGACCGACAACCCGATCGTGTATGCGATGGCCTACAAGTACAAGCGCCGCAACCTGCGCGTGCTGGGCTTCGATATCTACGAGTACAAGCCGTTCCCGCTGGATCCGCCGGTGGCCCCGGACAACCTGCTGTCCTCGGCACTGGACGGGACCGGGCTGCCACCGCCGCCGCACCGCCTGATCGGGGCGAGCGCGGCCGGCAGCAACGTGCGCGGCAGCGGTTCCGGGCGTCGCGCCGGCGCCGACGGCAGCGAGGTCGAGCGCGAGGTGCTGCGCACCGAGACCCGGCCCTCGTTCCTCGGCAGCAAGGCGGCCAACCGCCCGCTGCCGGTCACCCGCCGCGGCGCGCGCATGGGCCTGCATGCCAAATCGCTGGTGGTGGACCGCCGCATCGGCGTGGTCGGTACCCACAACTTCGACCCGCGCAGCGAGAACTACAACACCGAGGGCGCGGTGATCATCGACGACCCGGTGTTCGCCGAGCGGCTGGCGCAGAGCATCCTGCGCGACATCGCGCCGGACAATGCCTGGGTGGTGGCGCCGCGCGAGAAGGCGCCGGTGCTGTCGGGCCTGAACTACAGCCTGGGCAAGGCGTCCGAGGCACTGCCCGTGCTCGACGTGTGGCCGTGGCGCTACGCCACCAACTACGCCTTCCAGCCCGGGCCGGAGTGCCCGCTGCCGCTGTCCCGGCACGACCCGGATTTCCGCCGCTGCTACGCGCCGGTGGGCGACTTCCCCGAGGTCGACGTCGGCCCCAAGTGGTTGCTGGTGCGCATGCTGACCGCGTTCGGCGCGGGGCTGGTACCGATCCTGTAGCGCGCACACGGCGCGTGGACGTGGCCTCGGTTGCAATGGCCGTCGCCCTGCCTGCACCGAGGATGCCGATGGGCAGCGCCTTCCAGCTCGGCGACCCCGTGCGCTGGAACTCCGAAGCCGGCCGCGTCGCCGGCCGTGTCGTCCGGGCGCATGCCCGCGGCATGACACCGGAGAAGATCGGCTGACATGGAAGGCGCCGTGACGCTCTGGACCATCGGCCATTCCACCCGCAGCCGGGAGGATTTCCTCGCGCTGCTGGGCGGGCACGGCATCCAGGCCGTGGCCGACGTGCGCCGCTTCCCGGGTTCGCGGCGCCATCCCTGGTTTGCCGGCGGGACGCTGGCGCACGCGCTTCCGGCGGCGGGGATCGATTACCTGTGGCTGCCGCAGCTGGGCGGGCGTCGCCGTGCGCGACCCGGCTCGCCCAACGGGGCCTGGCGCAACGCCGCCTTCCAGGGCTACGCCGACCACCTGGACAGCACCGAGTTCGCCGACGGGCTGGCGCGGCTGCTGGAACTGGCCGCGCGCCGCCGCACCGCGCTGATGTGCGCCGAAGCACCGTGGTGGCGCTGCCACCGCCGGTTGATCGCCGATCTGCTCAGCGTGCGCGGCATCCCGGTGCGGCACATCCTCGATGCCGGCCCGGCGCGAGCGCACGTGCTCACCGCCAGCGCACGCGTGGTCGATGGCCGCTTGCGCTATCCGCCGCCGCAGGACGATCTGTTCGCCTGAGCCCGGCCCGCGCGCGGCACCGTAAACTGGCCTGCCCCCACACCGGTCATCGCCATGGCTTTCCGCGCCCCCGTTTCACTGGACGAACTCAATCGCCTCAGCCGGGGCACGCTGATCGAGCACCTCGGCATCGTCTTCACCGCGGCCGGCGACGACTGGCTGCAGGCGACCATGCCGGTGGACGAACGCACCCGCCAGCCCTACGGACTGCTGCACGGCGGCGCCTCGGTGGTGCTGGCCGAAACCCTGGGCAGCAGCGCCGGCAACCTGTGCGTGGATACCGCCAGCCAGGTCTGCGTGGGGCTGGAGATCAACGCCAACCACCTGCGTGCTGCGCGCAGTGGCATGGTCACCGGCACCGCGCGCGCGCTGCATGTCGGGCGCACCACCCAGGTCTGGGAGATCCGCATCGACAACGAGGCCGGCAAGCCGGTGTGCGTCTCGCGCCTGACCCTGGCGGTGGTACCGGCCTGAGCGCAGGCATGCCGGGCCCCGGCGCGCCCCGGCTCAAGCGTGCGCGAACGCGGCGGCCGGCAGATGCTCGCGGATCCAGCTGTCCAGCTCGTGCGCGGGCAGCGCCGGGGTGAAGTGGTAGCCCTGGGCGATGCCGTAGCCCTGTTCGCCGAGCAGGCGCAGCTGTTCGCCGCTTTCCACGCCTTCGGCGACCACCGTCAGCCGCAGGCTCTGGCCGATGTGGGCGATGGCGCGGGTCAGGGCGCTGGCCACTTCGTCGTTCTCGATGCCGCGCACGAAGCTGCGGTCCAGCTTGAGTTCGCTGATCGGCAGCAGGCGCAGGTAGCTCAGGCTGGAATAGCCGGTGCCGAAATCGTCCATCGACAGGCGCACGCCCAGTGCATGCACCGCGTGCAGCGTGCGCAGGGTGCTGGGGTCGGTATCCAGCAGCACGTCCTCGGTGATCTCCACCTTCAGGTCGCCCGGCAGCAGTCCTTCGCGCCGCAGCACCTGTTCGATCCGCAGCGGCAGGTCCAGGTCGTGGAAGTCGGTCGGCGACAGGTTCACCGCCACCGACGGCACCTCCAGCCCGGTGCGCCGCCAGTGCGCCAGCTGCGCGCAGGCTTGTTCCAGCACCCAGTGGCCGATGTCGCCGATCAGCCCGCATTCCTCGGCCAGCGGGATGAACTGCATCGGCGGCACGTCGCCCAGGCGCGGGTGCCGCCAGCGCGCCAGCGCCTCCACCCCGCGCAGGCGGCCGTCGCCGATGCCCACCTGCGGCTGGTAATGCAGGTGCAGCTGGCGCTGCTCGACCGCTTCGCGCAGCGCGGTCTCTAGCGCCAGCCGCTCCTGCGCGTTGTGGTCCATCTCGCGCGAGTAGAACCGCGCGCCGTTGCGGCCGCTGTTCTTGGCCTGGTACATGGCCACGTCGGCATGGTGCAGCAGGGTTTCGGTGTCGTGGCCGTCGTGCGGGAACATACTGATGCCGACGCTGGCCGACGGCCGGATCTGCACGTCGTCCAGCGGCAGCGGCAGCGACAGCCGGCGCAGGATGCGTTCGGTGCGCTCGCCGGCGGAGTGCGCGTCGCACAGGGTGAGCACCATCACGAACTCGTCGCCGGACAGGCGGCCGACGATGTCCCCCGGCCCGGCCTCTTCCTGCAGCCGGCGCGAGACCACGCGCAACAGCTGGTCGCCGCCGGGGTGGCCGAACGAGTCGTTGATCTGCTTGAAGCGGTCCAGGTCGATGAACAGCACCGCCAGCGCCTGCTCGGCGGCGGCCGCCGCGGCGATCGCCTGGTCGGCCTGGGCATGCAGCAGGTTGCGGTTGGGCAGGCCGGTGAGATCGTCGTAGAACGCCAGCCGGCGGATGCGGTTGCGCGCCTCCTCGCGCTCCAGCGCCAGCGCGCACAGGTGCACGATGACGTCCACCAGCCGCCGGTGGAAGGCATCCGGGTCGTGCGGGCGGCGGTAGTAGAAGGCGAACGTACCCAGCACGCGGCCGTCGCTGGCCTTGATCGGGGTGGACCAGCAGGCCGCCAGCCCGTGCTCCAGCGCCATGTGGCTGATGCCCTGCCAGTTGGGGTCCAGCGCGATGTCGCGCGCCACCACCATCTGCCCGGTATGCGCGGCGGTACCGCAGCAGCCGACCCCCGGACCGACCGGGATGCCGTCCACCTGCCGGGTGTAGGCCTCGGGCAGGCTCGGCGCGGCCAGCGTGCGCAGGCGCCCGTCCTCTACCCGCAGCACCGAGCACAGCACCTGCGGTGCGATCTGCTCGACGTCGCGGCACATCATCTGCATCACTTCGCTGGTGGGAACCTCGCGCACCAGCGCGTCCAGCATCCGGTGCTGCAGCACCTCGTGCACCTTGGTGTGGGTGATGTCCATCAGCACGATGACCAGGTTGGCCAGGGTGCCGTAGTCGTCGAAGATCGGGTTGATGCTGATCGCGCACCACAGCGGACGGCCGTCGTGGCAGGCCACGCGTTCGTCGCAGCACACCGGCTCGCCGGCCAGCAGGCGCGCGGCCTGGGCCAGGGTGGTGCGGCGCCGGGCGCGGTCGGGCACCAGCAGCGTGGCGACGTGGCGACGCAGCACCTGGCTGGCATCGAACCCGAACAGCCGGCAGAAGCCCTTGTTCAGATGCACCACGCGGCCGCGGGCGTCGGTGATCAGCACCGCGCTCTGGGTCTCGTCGAACCCCAGCGACAGCAGCCGCTCGCGCTCCTGGCGCTGGCGCCGCGTGGTCACGTCGCGGACGAATGCCATGTGCAGCTGGCCCTCGACCGCGGGGGTACGGGCCAGCGACACGCTGATCCAGCGGGTCTGACCGTCCTTGCGCACCATCTGTACGTCGCGCGGCTGGCTGGCCAGTTCGCGCACGCGGTTGGCCGCGCCCGGATGCAGTCCGCTGTCGTAGCGCTCGCGCATGGCCGCCGGTGCCAGGAAGCCCAGGTTGCGCCCCGCCACTTCGTCGCGCGACCAGCCGGACAGGGCTTCCATGGCCTTGTTGAAGTACACGATGCGGTTCTGGCCATCGAACACGATCACGCCGCTGTCGACCTGCTCCAGCGCCGCCGACAACAGCGGCAGCATGTCCCCGGCCAGCGACCGCGATAACCGCTCCATGTCCACGCTCCCCTGTAGGCGTGAGCGGATTTATACCGCGTTGCCCGGGCCCCGGGGTGAGGAGCCGGGCAGGCGGTCGCCATGTGCTGGCGGAAGCCGGACCGCATCCGGTATCTTGCGCGGATGACTTCCCCCCGTCCCGCCCGCCCGGGCAGCGTGGCGCGTGCGTTCCGCTATCTGTACCGCGTGCCGTTGCTGCTGATCCACGTCGTGATCTTCCTGCCGCTGATCCTGCTGCTGATGGCGCCGCCGTTCGGCCGCCTCGGCGCAGCCACCGATCCGCTGGAACACAAGGTGGTGCGCTGGTGGTCAGGCGGCCTGATGTGGATCTTCGGCTTCCGCCTGCAGCGCACCGGCCAGCCGTTGCCGGGGGCGGTGCTGTTCGTCGCCAACCATGTCGGCTGGGTCGACATCAGCATGATCCACAGCCAGAAAATGGTCGGTTTCGTGGCCAAGCGCGAGATCGCCGGCTGGCCGCTGGTGGGCTGGCTCGCCAGCCGCGGCCACACCATCTACCATCAGCGCGGCAACACCGAGTCGCTGGGCGGGGTGATGGAGGAAATGGCCAAGCGGCTGCGCGAGGGCCGGCCGGTGGCGGTGTTCCCGGAAGGGCGCACCCGCGGCGGCCACGAGGTCGGCCCGTTCCATGCGCGCATCTTCCAGGCGGCGGTGGAAACCGGCGTGCCGGTGCAGCCGGTGGCCCTGCGCTACGGCGTGCACGGCGATGCCCAGACCCGGGTCGCGTTCGCGCCGGGCGAGAGTTTCTTCGGCAACTTCCTGCGCCTGCTCGGCGAACCGGCGCGCCGC
Protein-coding regions in this window:
- a CDS encoding phospholipase D family protein is translated as MNLLLRLVLLGAAVLAGGCASLSPQQRDRAQGIAVSARPTALDCDRADRCALDSPLRALGAQAMADSAAAGAPRHYATILDEGELSLVARLNLIHSAARSIDLQTYIFDTDDSARMIIDALLDAARRGVRVRVLIDQLSAISDVQMLAALSGAHANFELRIYNPTFGKAKLNYFDYAGSVLCCFRRFNQRMHNKLLVVDGVVGVVGGRNYQDDYYDWDREYNFRDRDVVVAGPEAREMAANFQSFWDAPRSVPAERLNDVGRTLLRHGVPDMPAAHFMRPERVARAAAEAADPAFVTEAFVDTALPVRAVAYVADLPRKHRRDPLPNPSEPRLDTLISGARSEVLLQTPYLVLSEPAQQLFKDLRARPQPPRVVVSTNSLAATDNPIVYAMAYKYKRRNLRVLGFDIYEYKPFPLDPPVAPDNLLSSALDGTGLPPPPHRLIGASAAGSNVRGSGSGRRAGADGSEVEREVLRTETRPSFLGSKAANRPLPVTRRGARMGLHAKSLVVDRRIGVVGTHNFDPRSENYNTEGAVIIDDPVFAERLAQSILRDIAPDNAWVVAPREKAPVLSGLNYSLGKASEALPVLDVWPWRYATNYAFQPGPECPLPLSRHDPDFRRCYAPVGDFPEVDVGPKWLLVRMLTAFGAGLVPIL
- a CDS encoding bifunctional diguanylate cyclase/phosphodiesterase, whose translation is MLPLLSAALEQVDSGVIVFDGQNRIVYFNKAMEALSGWSRDEVAGRNLGFLAPAAMRERYDSGLHPGAANRVRELASQPRDVQMVRKDGQTRWISVSLARTPAVEGQLHMAFVRDVTTRRQRQERERLLSLGFDETQSAVLITDARGRVVHLNKGFCRLFGFDASQVLRRHVATLLVPDRARRRTTLAQAARLLAGEPVCCDERVACHDGRPLWCAISINPIFDDYGTLANLVIVLMDITHTKVHEVLQHRMLDALVREVPTSEVMQMMCRDVEQIAPQVLCSVLRVEDGRLRTLAAPSLPEAYTRQVDGIPVGPGVGCCGTAAHTGQMVVARDIALDPNWQGISHMALEHGLAACWSTPIKASDGRVLGTFAFYYRRPHDPDAFHRRLVDVIVHLCALALEREEARNRIRRLAFYDDLTGLPNRNLLHAQADQAIAAAAAAEQALAVLFIDLDRFKQINDSFGHPGGDQLLRVVSRRLQEEAGPGDIVGRLSGDEFVMVLTLCDAHSAGERTERILRRLSLPLPLDDVQIRPSASVGISMFPHDGHDTETLLHHADVAMYQAKNSGRNGARFYSREMDHNAQERLALETALREAVEQRQLHLHYQPQVGIGDGRLRGVEALARWRHPRLGDVPPMQFIPLAEECGLIGDIGHWVLEQACAQLAHWRRTGLEVPSVAVNLSPTDFHDLDLPLRIEQVLRREGLLPGDLKVEITEDVLLDTDPSTLRTLHAVHALGVRLSMDDFGTGYSSLSYLRLLPISELKLDRSFVRGIENDEVASALTRAIAHIGQSLRLTVVAEGVESGEQLRLLGEQGYGIAQGYHFTPALPAHELDSWIREHLPAAAFAHA
- a CDS encoding thioesterase (required for efficient enterobactin production) → MAFRAPVSLDELNRLSRGTLIEHLGIVFTAAGDDWLQATMPVDERTRQPYGLLHGGASVVLAETLGSSAGNLCVDTASQVCVGLEINANHLRAARSGMVTGTARALHVGRTTQVWEIRIDNEAGKPVCVSRLTLAVVPA
- a CDS encoding 1-acyl-sn-glycerol-3-phosphate acyltransferase, with the translated sequence MTSPRPARPGSVARAFRYLYRVPLLLIHVVIFLPLILLLMAPPFGRLGAATDPLEHKVVRWWSGGLMWIFGFRLQRTGQPLPGAVLFVANHVGWVDISMIHSQKMVGFVAKREIAGWPLVGWLASRGHTIYHQRGNTESLGGVMEEMAKRLREGRPVAVFPEGRTRGGHEVGPFHARIFQAAVETGVPVQPVALRYGVHGDAQTRVAFAPGESFFGNFLRLLGEPARRAEVHFLEPVASHDLEGRRRIAETSRARIIAAMEGP